A part of Nocardioides sp. WS12 genomic DNA contains:
- a CDS encoding pilus assembly protein TadG-related protein, producing the protein MTRTRDQRGSSTPLILAFTAIILLLVAVVVDASAAYLARQRLDALADGAALQGADQGAQGSDAYDDGLAAGDLTIARREAEQAVRAYLRDVGAAADHPGIRAVVRVQDDRIVVELEAPIDLPLSLPGGPENPTIRSTGSAVVDPEE; encoded by the coding sequence TTGACCCGCACCCGTGACCAGCGTGGGAGTTCGACCCCGCTGATCCTCGCCTTCACCGCGATCATCCTGTTGCTCGTGGCCGTCGTGGTCGATGCCAGCGCCGCCTACCTCGCGCGTCAGCGCCTCGATGCGCTCGCGGACGGCGCCGCACTCCAGGGCGCTGACCAGGGCGCCCAGGGCTCCGATGCGTACGACGACGGGCTGGCCGCCGGCGACCTGACCATCGCGCGCCGGGAAGCCGAGCAAGCGGTGCGGGCCTACCTGCGCGACGTCGGCGCGGCGGCCGACCACCCCGGTATCCGCGCGGTGGTGCGGGTCCAGGACGACCGGATCGTCGTCGAGCTCGAAGCCCCGATCGACTTGCCGCTCAGCCTTCCCGGCGGCCCGGAGAACCCGACCATCCGCTCCACGGGCTCGGCGGTGGTCGATCCGGAGGAGTGA
- a CDS encoding TadE family protein, which produces MSGPQRRRDQRGSALVDFTLVTVVLLPIVVGLIQVALVLHVRATLAAAASEGARLAATADRGPGDGVELTRAQIDDALAGSFARDVEVRRVMVDGAPGVEITVHAEVPALGLGGPAVEFSVSGRAVEESPR; this is translated from the coding sequence GTGAGCGGCCCGCAGCGGCGTCGGGACCAGCGAGGTTCGGCGCTGGTCGACTTCACTCTCGTCACGGTGGTCCTGTTGCCGATCGTGGTCGGGCTGATCCAGGTCGCCCTCGTGCTGCACGTGCGCGCGACGCTCGCTGCCGCGGCGTCGGAAGGTGCCCGGCTGGCGGCCACCGCCGACCGTGGTCCCGGCGACGGCGTCGAGCTCACCCGCGCCCAGATCGATGATGCGCTGGCCGGTTCGTTCGCCCGGGACGTCGAGGTGCGCCGGGTCATGGTCGACGGTGCGCCCGGTGTCGAGATCACGGTCCATGCGGAGGTTCCGGCTCTCGGGCTCGGCGGGCCGGCCGTGGAGTTCTCGGTGTCCGGCCGGGCGGTCGAGGAGAGCCCGCGGTGA